The proteins below come from a single Miscanthus floridulus cultivar M001 chromosome 1, ASM1932011v1, whole genome shotgun sequence genomic window:
- the LOC136487019 gene encoding ethylene-responsive transcription factor CRF4-like gives MGTNPRLQELAAVVVAAADSEPRPRARVVRILVHDADATDSSSSEDEAPPPPPPRRRARGGSSSVGVRRHVMEPAGASSAVRFRGVRRRPWGRWAAEIRDPHSRRRLWLGTFNTAEEAANAYDAANIRFRGASAPTNFPAARYSPPPEPAKPIISLTPEPGKVITLPPVPVKPTFPLQVKEEGGSCDGQVKGTSSDVKGFAPKPVWEMIPSKRQKYPGCADGSGLRAIHAASIYVEEVGGA, from the coding sequence ATGGGTACAAACCCTCGCCTGCAAGAGCTGGCCgctgtggtggtggcggcggcggattcTGAACCAAGGCCGCGGGCGCGCGTGGTGCGGATCCTAGTGCACGATGCTGACGCCACCGATTCGTCTTCCAGCGAGGACgaggcgccgccgcctcctcctcctcggcggaGGGCGAGGGGTGGCAGCAGCAGCGTCGGCGTGAGGCGCCATGTTATGGAACCGGCCGGGGCAAGCTCGGCCGTTCGGTTCCGTGGCGTCCGTCGAAGGCCGTGGGGGCGCTGGGCTGCGGAGATCCGCGACCCGCACAGCCGCCGCCGACTGTGGCTCGGCACCTTCAACACCGCCGAGGAGGCTGCCAACGCCTACGACGCAGCGAACATCCGCTTCCGCGGTGCCAGCGCCCCTACCAACTTCCCTGCGGCCCGCTACTCGCCGCCTCCAGAGCCAGCCAAGCCTATCATCTCGCTGACTCCTGAACCTGGAAAGGTGATCACCTTGCCACCGGTACCTGTGAAGCCGACCTTCCCTCTGCAGGTGAAGGAAGAGGGTGGGAGCTGTGACGGCCAGGTCAAGGGAACTAGCTCGGATGTCAAGGGGTTTGCACCGAAGCCGGTGTGGGAGATGATCCCCAGTAAGCGCCAGAAGTATCCGGGCTGTGCTGATGGTTCTGGCCTGCGTGCCATCCATGCTGCCTCCATCTATGTGGAGGAGGTTGGCGGGGCCTGA